One Dromiciops gliroides isolate mDroGli1 chromosome 3, mDroGli1.pri, whole genome shotgun sequence DNA segment encodes these proteins:
- the SH3BGRL3 gene encoding SH3 domain-binding glutamic acid-rich-like protein 3, whose product MSGLRVYSTSVTGSREIKSQQSEVTRILDGKRIQYELVDISQDNALREEMRTLAGDPKAIPPQICNGNKYCGDYELFVEAVEQDTLQEFLKLD is encoded by the exons ATGAGCGGCCTCCGCGTTTACAGCACCTCGGTCACCGGTTCCCGGGAG ATCAAGTCCCAGCAGAGCGAGGTGACCCGCATCCTGGATGGGAAGCGGATTCAGTACGAACTGGTGGATATCTCCCAGGACAACGCCCTCCGGGAGGAGATGAGAACCCTGGCTGGGGACCCCAAGGCCATCCCACCCCAGATATGCAATGGGAACAAATACTGTGGG GACTATGAGCTCTTCGTGGAGGCTGTGGAGCAGGACACCCTGCAGGAGTTCCTGAAGCTGGactga